Proteins found in one archaeon genomic segment:
- a CDS encoding 30S ribosomal protein S7: MSRQSLEYPNLLLWERWDISGVKVTDPGLQTVISLKPMLVPHSGGRHEHKKFGKTHVNIVERLVNESMHFGKKFAKNTGRQGGKKQKALNLVKTALIIIELKTGQNPVQQLVRAVENASPNEDTTRLSYGGVVYHQSVDISPVRRVDIALRFISEGVREAAFTSPRPVEEIMAEEIIQAAAGDSNSHSVKKKNEQERVAMASR, from the coding sequence ATGAGCAGGCAGTCCCTCGAGTACCCCAACCTCCTCCTCTGGGAGCGCTGGGACATCTCCGGCGTCAAGGTCACCGACCCTGGCCTCCAGACTGTCATCAGCCTGAAGCCCATGCTCGTCCCCCACTCCGGCGGGCGCCACGAGCACAAGAAGTTCGGCAAGACCCACGTAAACATCGTCGAGAGGCTCGTCAACGAATCGATGCACTTCGGCAAGAAGTTCGCGAAGAACACCGGTAGGCAGGGCGGGAAGAAGCAGAAGGCCCTCAACCTCGTCAAGACCGCGCTCATCATAATCGAACTCAAGACCGGGCAGAACCCGGTCCAGCAGCTGGTCCGCGCAGTGGAGAACGCCTCGCCCAACGAGGACACGACCCGGCTGAGCTACGGAGGGGTCGTCTACCACCAGTCGGTCGACATCTCGCCGGTCCGAAGAGTGGACATCGCCCTCCGCTTCATCTCAGAGGGGGTCCGCGAGGCTGCCTTCACCTCCCCGCGCCCCGTGGAAGAGATCATGGCAGAGGAGATAATCCAGGCCGCGGCCGGGGACTCAAACAGCCACTCCGTGAAGAAGAAGAACGAACAGGAACGCGTCGCTATGGCCTCTAGGTAG
- a CDS encoding 30S ribosomal protein S12: MAGSPRGEFAGRQIALKRQRFRWSNRWYNRRMLGLEYKADPLEGAPQARGIVLEKVGIESKQPNSAIRKCVRIQIVKNGKQVTAFLPGDGALNFVDEHDEVLVQGIGGSMHRAMGDIPGVRWQVFKVNGVSLNELVYGRKEKPRR, translated from the coding sequence ATGGCCGGTTCACCTCGCGGCGAGTTCGCTGGCCGCCAGATCGCTCTCAAGCGGCAGCGCTTCCGCTGGTCCAACAGATGGTACAATCGGCGAATGCTAGGCCTTGAGTACAAGGCAGACCCGCTCGAGGGTGCGCCCCAGGCGCGGGGTATAGTACTCGAGAAAGTCGGGATCGAGTCCAAGCAGCCCAACTCCGCGATCCGGAAGTGCGTGAGAATCCAGATAGTCAAGAACGGCAAGCAGGTCACAGCCTTCCTCCCAGGCGACGGCGCCCTCAACTTCGTGGACGAGCACGACGAAGTCTTGGTTCAGGGGATCGGTGGTTCCATGCACAGGGCCATGGGCGACATCCCGGGCGTCCGGTGGCAGGTCTTCAAGGTCAACGGAGTCTCTCTCAACGAGTTGGTCTACGGCCGAAAAGAGAAGCCGAGAAGATAG
- a CDS encoding DNA-directed RNA polymerase subunit B, giving the protein MSKQIVSSNSWVVLSDLLQREGVARQHLNSYNEFVSRGLQNIVDEIGEVEVETVSTPYKIKFGRLTLGSPRVVEIDGSVSSILPMESRLRNLTYSAPILLEMTIEEEGLPRDTTRQHIGDLPVMVKSELCQLSNRSKEQLIESGEDPNDPGGYFIIHGAERVIVGLEDLSPNKILVDSEKLSGSTTYKARVYSSVVGYRSKLELTLKQDGAINVKVPSCPVDIPFVIVMRALGVKLDKEIADAVSPKPEIQDLLEVSFDKAGEAPGEKESLVFIGNRVAHGMLEEFRVKRAQSMLDWGLLPHLGKTDDRRFDKAMFMGEAVCKLLELRLGWIGADDKDHYGNKVIKFAGQMLADLFRTAFRNLVRDMKYQLERTGQKRGGNVVGAAIRTGIITDKLNNAIATGNWGRGKVGVTQLLDRTNYLSTLSHLRRVQSPLSRSQPNFEARDLHATHFGRICPSETPEGVNCGLVKNLALSAIISVSVPSQEIEEKLWELGAKQIRDTDQKTQVEGCRIFMDGRFLGYVDDGERLAKAFRKLRREGQINPGASILYVSPVNDKAYPRLYISLSSGRVLRPLILVESGRPKLNSELNDKVASGSLGWRDLVEQGVIELIDANEEENCLVAMSEEDVATKNTHMELFPAAMFGIAASIIPFPEHNQSPRNTYESAMAKQSLGFSSPTYPISPHVRQHLLVSPQAPVVRTRTLDLLKIDERPLGQNCVVAVLSFEGYNIEDAIIMNKSSVERGLARSFFYRLYEGEAKQYLGGMRDTFEVPSAESNIRGYRGEKFYRLLEGDGVVAHESPVAGGDVVIGRTSPPRFMEEYKEFEIKGPYRRDTSTAVRPSEAGVVDSIFMTENVEGGKMFKVRVRDMRVPEIGDKFASRHGQKGVIGLVVPQEDMPYTSDGIVPDVIINPHAFPSRMTVGQFIESIAGKAGAFRGSPVDGSAFAGESIEEMEKVLRGRGFEPTGREVMYDGKTGKKFATDVFVGVVYYQKLHHMVADKIHARARGQVQMLTKQPTEGRARGGGLRFGEMERDCLIAYGASMVLKDRLLDEADKTEVYVCEKCGLIAYYDAKQRKYTCKIDGDQAKISTVVVAYAFKLLLQEMMSLNIAPRLKLKDKV; this is encoded by the coding sequence ATGAGCAAACAGATCGTCTCTTCCAACTCCTGGGTCGTCCTCAGCGACCTCCTGCAGCGCGAAGGAGTCGCCCGCCAACACCTGAACTCCTACAACGAGTTCGTCTCCAGGGGCCTCCAGAACATCGTCGACGAGATCGGAGAGGTGGAGGTCGAAACAGTCAGCACCCCGTACAAGATAAAGTTCGGAAGGCTCACCCTCGGGTCGCCCCGGGTGGTCGAGATCGACGGCTCGGTGAGCAGCATACTCCCCATGGAGTCCCGCCTACGCAACCTCACCTACTCCGCCCCCATCCTCCTGGAGATGACGATCGAAGAGGAGGGCCTTCCACGCGACACGACGCGCCAGCACATCGGCGACCTCCCGGTGATGGTGAAGTCAGAGCTCTGCCAGCTCTCGAACCGCTCCAAGGAGCAGCTCATCGAGTCCGGCGAGGACCCGAACGACCCCGGCGGCTACTTCATCATCCACGGCGCCGAGCGCGTCATAGTCGGCCTCGAGGACCTGTCACCCAACAAGATCTTGGTCGACTCCGAGAAGCTCTCAGGCTCGACCACCTACAAGGCCCGGGTTTACTCCTCCGTGGTCGGATACCGCTCGAAGCTCGAGCTGACACTCAAGCAGGACGGCGCGATCAACGTGAAGGTCCCAAGCTGCCCGGTGGACATCCCGTTCGTGATCGTCATGCGCGCCCTCGGAGTCAAGCTGGACAAAGAGATCGCGGACGCCGTCTCCCCCAAGCCCGAGATCCAGGACCTCCTCGAAGTCTCCTTCGACAAGGCGGGAGAGGCCCCCGGTGAGAAGGAGTCGCTGGTCTTCATAGGGAACAGGGTCGCCCACGGCATGCTCGAAGAGTTCAGGGTCAAGCGCGCACAGTCCATGCTCGACTGGGGCCTCCTTCCCCACCTCGGCAAGACCGATGACCGCCGCTTCGATAAGGCGATGTTCATGGGCGAGGCAGTCTGTAAACTCCTCGAGCTCAGGCTCGGCTGGATCGGCGCCGACGACAAGGACCACTACGGCAACAAGGTAATCAAATTCGCCGGCCAGATGCTGGCCGACCTCTTCCGGACCGCCTTCCGGAACCTAGTCCGCGACATGAAGTACCAGCTCGAGCGGACCGGCCAGAAGCGTGGCGGCAACGTAGTCGGCGCTGCCATCCGCACGGGTATCATCACTGACAAGCTCAACAACGCCATCGCGACCGGCAACTGGGGCCGCGGTAAGGTCGGAGTCACGCAGCTCCTCGACCGCACCAACTACCTCAGCACTCTCAGCCACCTCAGAAGGGTTCAGTCCCCCCTGAGCCGCAGCCAGCCCAACTTCGAAGCCAGAGACCTCCATGCGACCCACTTCGGGCGCATCTGCCCCTCCGAGACTCCTGAAGGCGTCAACTGCGGCCTGGTCAAGAACCTCGCCCTCTCAGCGATAATCTCGGTCAGCGTCCCTTCACAGGAGATAGAGGAGAAACTCTGGGAACTTGGCGCCAAGCAGATCCGCGACACCGACCAGAAGACCCAGGTAGAGGGCTGCAGGATCTTCATGGACGGCAGGTTCCTCGGGTACGTGGACGACGGCGAGCGCCTGGCAAAGGCCTTCCGAAAGCTCCGCCGCGAGGGCCAGATCAACCCCGGCGCCAGCATCCTTTACGTTTCCCCGGTCAACGACAAGGCCTACCCGAGGCTCTACATCAGCCTCAGCTCGGGTCGCGTACTCCGTCCCCTCATCCTTGTCGAGAGCGGACGCCCCAAGCTCAACTCCGAGCTCAACGACAAGGTGGCCTCCGGCTCGCTGGGCTGGCGCGACCTCGTGGAGCAGGGGGTCATTGAGCTCATCGACGCCAACGAGGAGGAGAACTGCCTCGTGGCAATGAGCGAGGAGGACGTGGCGACCAAGAACACCCACATGGAGCTCTTCCCGGCCGCCATGTTCGGCATCGCCGCCTCGATCATACCCTTCCCCGAGCACAACCAGTCGCCAAGGAACACCTACGAGTCCGCAATGGCGAAGCAGAGCCTCGGCTTCAGCTCTCCGACATACCCGATCTCGCCTCACGTCAGGCAGCACCTACTAGTCAGCCCCCAGGCCCCGGTCGTCAGGACCCGGACCCTCGACCTCCTGAAGATCGACGAGCGGCCTCTGGGGCAGAATTGCGTCGTCGCGGTCCTCTCCTTCGAAGGCTACAACATCGAGGACGCGATCATCATGAACAAGTCGAGCGTAGAACGCGGGCTCGCAAGGTCATTCTTCTACCGTCTCTACGAGGGCGAGGCCAAGCAGTACCTCGGCGGCATGCGCGACACCTTCGAGGTGCCCTCCGCCGAGTCCAACATCCGCGGCTATCGCGGCGAGAAGTTCTACCGCCTCCTAGAAGGCGATGGCGTGGTCGCCCATGAGTCTCCGGTCGCCGGTGGCGATGTGGTCATCGGCCGGACCAGCCCTCCTCGATTCATGGAGGAGTACAAGGAGTTCGAGATCAAGGGCCCCTACCGCAGGGACACTTCGACCGCGGTCCGCCCCTCCGAGGCCGGGGTAGTCGACTCGATCTTCATGACCGAGAACGTAGAGGGTGGAAAGATGTTCAAGGTCCGCGTCCGCGACATGCGCGTCCCTGAGATCGGCGACAAGTTCGCCTCGAGGCACGGGCAGAAGGGAGTCATCGGCCTCGTGGTCCCGCAGGAGGACATGCCCTACACCTCCGACGGGATCGTCCCCGACGTCATAATCAACCCGCACGCCTTCCCTTCGAGGATGACCGTCGGCCAGTTCATCGAGTCGATCGCTGGCAAGGCCGGGGCCTTCAGGGGCTCCCCCGTCGACGGCTCTGCCTTCGCAGGCGAGAGCATCGAGGAGATGGAGAAGGTCCTCCGGGGACGCGGTTTCGAGCCGACCGGCAGGGAGGTCATGTACGACGGCAAGACGGGCAAGAAGTTCGCAACAGACGTCTTCGTCGGCGTCGTCTACTACCAGAAGCTCCACCACATGGTCGCCGACAAGATCCACGCAAGGGCGAGAGGCCAGGTCCAGATGCTCACAAAACAGCCCACAGAAGGGAGGGCCCGCGGCGGCGGCCTCAGATTCGGCGAGATGGAGAGGGACTGCCTCATCGCCTACGGGGCCTCGATGGTCCTCAAGGACCGCCTCCTTGACGAGGCAGACAAGACTGAGGTCTACGTCTGCGAGAAGTGCGGCCTAATCGCCTACTACGACGCCAAGCAGCGCAAGTACACCTGCAAGATCGACGGCGACCAGGCCAAGATCTCCACAGTTGTGGTGGCCTACGCCTTCAAGCTCCTACTCCAGGAAATGATGAGCCTGAACATAGCGCCCAGGCTCAAGCTAAAGGACAAGGTGTAG
- a CDS encoding ribosomal L7Ae/L30e/S12e/Gadd45 family protein has product MVDNALLAKILKDAMKAGKSPMGAKESIAGMKGSKALLFTRSVPPELAAKLRAAAEEHGVPVVELDKTSVELARLVGRPYRISAIALRSVGESDVKQLMR; this is encoded by the coding sequence ATGGTGGACAACGCCCTCCTCGCAAAAATCCTCAAGGACGCCATGAAGGCAGGCAAGTCCCCCATGGGGGCCAAGGAGAGCATAGCCGGCATGAAGGGCAGCAAGGCCCTCCTCTTCACCCGCTCCGTCCCGCCAGAGCTGGCTGCGAAGCTCAGGGCCGCAGCCGAGGAACACGGCGTCCCAGTCGTCGAACTGGACAAGACTTCAGTCGAGCTGGCCCGCCTCGTGGGCAGGCCCTACCGGATCTCCGCGATCGCGCTGCGTTCTGTCGGCGAGTCCGACGTCAAGCAGCTGATGAGGTAA
- a CDS encoding DNA-directed RNA polymerase subunit H, which translates to MAPSKTTTKTTAKTTAKRTVKRKKVEDEVPPFKVSTHFLIPKHELLTREEATQVLARYNSSPGQFPYIVSTDAIAKEVGAKPGDLVRITRNSETAGTSTYYRYVVEN; encoded by the coding sequence ATAGCACCCAGCAAGACGACCACCAAGACCACCGCCAAGACCACCGCCAAGCGGACGGTAAAGCGGAAGAAGGTCGAAGACGAGGTCCCGCCATTCAAGGTAAGCACCCACTTTCTCATCCCAAAGCACGAGCTCCTGACCAGGGAAGAGGCCACCCAGGTTCTCGCAAGGTACAACTCCTCCCCCGGACAGTTCCCCTACATCGTGTCGACGGACGCGATAGCGAAGGAGGTCGGGGCCAAGCCCGGAGACCTCGTAAGGATCACAAGGAACAGCGAGACCGCAGGCACCAGCACCTACTACCGCTACGTGGTGGAGAATTGA
- a CDS encoding NusA-like transcription termination signal-binding factor, translated as MTEIKLSSDQLSLMSMFQGMTGATVKDCLVDDKRNRVIFVVARGQMGLAIGKEGISVKKIERAVRRPVEVVEWSDDVEGLVKNSLGAKYVLEVKVSERLDGSKGVTVTVDARKKGAVLGLEGRNAEKVRLLAKRYFDVENLQITSDF; from the coding sequence ATGACTGAGATCAAGCTCTCCTCCGACCAGCTCTCCCTGATGTCCATGTTCCAGGGAATGACCGGCGCCACCGTCAAGGACTGCCTCGTGGACGACAAGCGCAACCGCGTGATATTCGTGGTCGCACGGGGCCAGATGGGCCTCGCGATCGGGAAGGAAGGGATCTCAGTCAAGAAGATCGAGCGCGCCGTCCGCCGACCCGTAGAGGTTGTGGAGTGGTCGGACGACGTCGAGGGCCTCGTCAAGAACTCCCTGGGCGCAAAGTACGTCCTCGAGGTCAAGGTCTCGGAGCGCCTCGACGGCTCGAAGGGAGTCACGGTCACCGTGGACGCTCGCAAGAAGGGCGCAGTCCTGGGCCTTGAAGGGCGCAACGCCGAGAAGGTCCGCCTCCTCGCGAAGAGGTACTTCGACGTCGAAAACCTCCAAATCACCAGCGACTTCTGA
- the ilvE gene encoding branched-chain-amino-acid transaminase yields the protein MDKELLVYIDGDFVEKSKAVVSVFDHGLLYGDGVFEGIRVYGGSVFRLVEHIERLYDSAKSIHLKVPLTKHEMSEAVLETLRKNHLKDAYVRLVVSRGPGDLGVDPALCKDPTIFIIAEPMTTVLGPREPRVVKVILASTRRDPVDAASHEIKSLNYLNSILAKIEANNAGVDDAILLDHRGFVSEATVSNIFIVKETKIATPSSSAGILHGITRGRIIRLCSDLGMDVDQRDVTPFELVTADEVFLVGTKSEILSVGTVAGTKIGNGGVGPLTKRLYQEFSKVVQRPEEGTSVYEAESVSV from the coding sequence ATGGACAAAGAGCTCCTGGTCTACATCGACGGCGACTTCGTGGAGAAGTCCAAGGCCGTCGTCTCCGTGTTTGACCACGGTCTTCTTTACGGAGATGGCGTCTTCGAAGGAATCAGGGTCTATGGCGGGAGCGTTTTCCGGCTCGTAGAGCACATCGAGCGGCTGTATGACTCTGCGAAGTCGATCCACCTGAAGGTCCCCCTCACGAAGCACGAGATGTCCGAGGCTGTCCTGGAGACGCTGAGAAAGAACCATCTCAAGGACGCCTACGTCAGGCTCGTCGTCTCACGGGGACCCGGAGACCTGGGCGTTGACCCGGCTCTCTGCAAGGACCCGACGATCTTCATTATCGCAGAGCCCATGACCACTGTGCTCGGTCCGAGGGAACCGAGGGTCGTCAAGGTCATCCTCGCCTCCACCAGACGAGACCCTGTCGACGCCGCCTCCCATGAAATCAAGTCGCTCAACTACCTCAACAGCATCCTCGCCAAGATAGAAGCGAACAACGCAGGGGTCGACGACGCGATTCTTCTAGACCACCGCGGGTTCGTCTCCGAGGCGACCGTCAGCAACATCTTCATCGTAAAGGAGACCAAGATAGCGACGCCCTCCTCCTCCGCAGGGATCCTCCACGGGATTACGAGGGGCAGGATCATACGTCTATGCTCTGACCTCGGGATGGACGTGGACCAGAGGGACGTGACGCCGTTCGAACTCGTGACCGCCGACGAAGTCTTCCTGGTGGGGACGAAGTCAGAGATCCTGTCGGTGGGCACTGTCGCCGGGACCAAGATCGGGAACGGAGGGGTAGGTCCCCTCACGAAGCGCCTCTACCAGGAGTTCAGCAAGGTCGTCCAGCGGCCCGAAGAAGGGACCTCGGTCTACGAGGCCGAATCAGTCAGCGTCTAG
- a CDS encoding DNA-directed RNA polymerase subunit A' — protein sequence MEQALKTIGGIDFSVFSPSEVRKYSVAEITQPETYDEDGMPVQGGLMDSRLGTLEPGQKCGTCGSTAGRCPGHFGHIELAEPVLHIAFVDEINKLIQTTCRTCGRILLTQQELDAYRVRLASKTEFTPTLLEVVAKEITTKAKKVKLCPHCGKQQYQIEFTKPTIFHEITEEGGATRLLPVAIRERLERLTNEDLDLLGFNAKAARPEWFVLQVLPVPPLTVRPSITLESGIRSEDDLTHKVVDILRVNQRVRESKESGTPHLIVQDLVDLLHYHVTTYFDNEVSGIPQAHHRSGRPLKTLSQRLKGKEGRFRGSLSGKRVDFSSRTVISPDPNLDIGEVGIPFEIAKKLTIPEKVSPMNLENLKALVNRGPFEHPGANYVIRPDGVKIRLDFASDRKALADSLTFGYIVERHLMDGDVVLFNRQPSLHRMSVMAHFVRVLPFRTFRLHPSVCPPYNADFDGDEMNLHVPQSEESRSEALMLMKVQDQILTPRYGGPIIGGIRDFITGAFMLTRDETTLTPAEFSNLALVGDYSGDLPEPSTKGSHPTYTGRQLFSLFLPADMNYVLTSKWAKAQRTGTTNDVVIRNGQLISGVVDKAVIGAEEPDSLLHRIAKDYGNEEARNFLNSILKVLKTFLTRRGFTYGFNELELPAEAKKGITDTLDEAYTNVFDLIKKYKAGTLQLTKGLSAEDALEALIVNELARARDRAGRIADRSFPAENSGMIMARTGARGSSLNVGQMTAALGQQSVRGKRIDHGMKGRALSHFAWNDPSPEAKGFVRSNYRDGLSPTEFFFHAMGGREGLVDTAVRTQQSGYMQRRLVNALEHLKVEYDLTVRDPHGHVIQFIYGEDGVDPAKSDHGRPINLDRLIETEELSHKAKAKPDTESVEKQVKKYQASLNERLVRELNEKLSASHLSEEGVKETMEKVAEALDYSRVEPGEASGIVAAQSIGEPGTQMTLRTFHFAGVRERDVTLGLPRLMELVDARKIPAKPSMDIYLTKEYGTSNEKAVKVAKEILFTKVGNIVSYSEVDPTEGIKLHLSPDMMTDRDTNAEEISKVIETGKRNVQPDKKNKNIIHVSMENADLSTLFTLRNKILNMKLKGIPGITRVTVVKEGEEWFIQTAGSNLGKVVMIVGVDPTRVYTNNVHEVAQVLGIEAARATLVREVMSTLDEQGLEVDIRHIFLVADLMTSKGYIQQIGRHGIAGTKDSVLARAAFEITVPTLAEAAVKGETEDLKGVTENVIVGLPIPVGTGMIDLYMS from the coding sequence ATGGAACAGGCGCTCAAGACGATCGGCGGAATCGACTTCTCGGTCTTCTCCCCCAGCGAGGTCCGGAAGTACTCGGTCGCAGAGATCACCCAGCCAGAGACCTACGACGAGGACGGGATGCCGGTCCAGGGCGGCCTCATGGACAGCAGGCTAGGTACGCTCGAGCCAGGCCAGAAGTGCGGGACGTGCGGGAGCACGGCCGGACGGTGCCCCGGCCACTTTGGGCACATCGAGCTCGCTGAGCCTGTCCTCCACATCGCGTTCGTCGACGAGATCAACAAGCTGATCCAGACCACGTGCCGCACCTGCGGCCGGATCCTCCTTACCCAACAGGAGCTTGACGCCTACAGGGTAAGGCTGGCGAGCAAAACCGAGTTCACGCCGACCCTCCTGGAGGTCGTAGCCAAAGAGATCACCACCAAGGCGAAGAAGGTCAAGCTCTGCCCCCACTGCGGCAAGCAGCAATACCAGATCGAGTTCACAAAGCCCACTATCTTCCACGAGATCACGGAGGAGGGCGGCGCCACCCGCCTCCTCCCGGTCGCCATCCGCGAACGCCTCGAGCGCTTGACAAACGAGGACCTCGACCTCCTCGGCTTCAACGCCAAGGCCGCCCGCCCCGAGTGGTTCGTCCTCCAGGTCCTACCCGTCCCGCCCCTGACCGTCCGCCCCTCCATCACCCTCGAGTCCGGGATCCGCTCCGAGGACGACCTGACCCACAAGGTCGTGGACATCCTCAGGGTCAACCAGCGCGTCCGCGAAAGCAAGGAGTCGGGGACACCGCATCTCATCGTCCAGGACCTGGTCGACCTGCTCCACTACCACGTAACGACTTACTTTGACAACGAGGTCTCCGGCATCCCCCAAGCCCACCACCGCTCCGGCCGCCCACTCAAGACCCTCTCACAGAGGCTGAAGGGCAAAGAAGGCAGGTTCAGGGGCTCCCTCTCAGGAAAGCGCGTCGACTTCTCCAGCCGCACTGTCATCAGCCCCGACCCCAATCTCGACATCGGCGAGGTCGGGATCCCCTTCGAGATCGCCAAGAAGCTGACCATCCCCGAGAAGGTTTCTCCCATGAACCTGGAGAACCTGAAGGCCCTGGTCAACAGGGGACCCTTCGAGCACCCGGGCGCCAACTACGTGATCCGCCCCGACGGCGTCAAGATCAGGCTGGACTTCGCGAGCGACCGCAAGGCCCTAGCAGACTCGCTCACTTTCGGATACATCGTGGAGCGCCATCTCATGGACGGCGACGTCGTCCTCTTCAACAGGCAGCCATCTCTCCACAGGATGTCGGTCATGGCCCACTTCGTCCGCGTCCTCCCCTTCCGCACCTTCCGCCTCCACCCCTCGGTCTGCCCGCCCTACAACGCAGACTTCGACGGCGATGAGATGAACCTCCACGTCCCCCAGAGCGAGGAGTCCCGGTCCGAGGCCCTCATGCTCATGAAGGTCCAGGACCAGATCCTCACCCCGAGGTACGGAGGCCCCATCATCGGGGGGATCCGCGACTTCATCACGGGCGCATTCATGCTCACCCGCGACGAGACGACCCTGACCCCCGCCGAGTTCTCCAACCTCGCCCTCGTAGGCGACTACTCAGGGGACCTGCCCGAACCCTCGACCAAGGGCTCCCACCCTACCTACACGGGGCGCCAGCTCTTCTCGCTGTTCCTGCCGGCCGACATGAACTACGTCCTCACCTCAAAGTGGGCCAAAGCCCAGAGGACCGGGACGACCAACGACGTAGTGATCCGGAACGGGCAGCTGATCTCCGGCGTGGTCGACAAGGCGGTCATCGGGGCCGAAGAGCCAGACTCCCTCCTCCACCGCATCGCCAAGGACTACGGCAACGAGGAGGCCCGCAACTTCCTCAACTCCATCCTGAAGGTCCTCAAGACCTTCCTGACCCGCCGCGGCTTCACCTACGGCTTCAACGAGCTCGAGCTGCCCGCCGAGGCGAAGAAGGGGATCACCGACACCCTCGACGAGGCGTACACGAACGTCTTCGACCTCATCAAGAAGTACAAGGCCGGGACCCTCCAGTTGACCAAGGGCCTCTCCGCCGAGGACGCGCTCGAGGCGCTCATAGTCAACGAACTGGCCAGGGCGAGGGACCGGGCCGGCCGCATCGCAGACCGCTCCTTCCCAGCCGAGAACTCCGGCATGATTATGGCACGCACCGGCGCCAGGGGCTCCAGCCTCAACGTCGGCCAGATGACCGCCGCCCTCGGACAGCAGTCAGTCAGAGGCAAGAGGATCGACCACGGCATGAAGGGCCGGGCACTGAGCCACTTCGCCTGGAACGACCCGTCCCCCGAGGCCAAGGGCTTCGTCCGCAGCAACTACCGGGATGGCCTCTCGCCCACCGAGTTCTTCTTCCACGCGATGGGCGGCCGCGAGGGCCTTGTGGACACGGCGGTCAGGACGCAGCAGAGCGGCTACATGCAGCGCAGGCTCGTCAACGCCCTCGAGCACCTCAAGGTAGAGTACGACCTCACCGTGAGGGACCCCCACGGGCACGTCATCCAGTTCATCTACGGCGAAGACGGCGTCGACCCCGCAAAGTCGGACCACGGGCGACCCATCAACCTTGACAGGCTGATCGAGACTGAGGAGCTCTCCCACAAGGCCAAGGCCAAGCCGGACACCGAATCGGTCGAGAAGCAGGTCAAGAAGTACCAGGCCTCACTCAACGAGCGCCTCGTCAGAGAGCTCAACGAGAAGCTTAGCGCCTCCCACCTCAGCGAGGAAGGGGTCAAGGAGACAATGGAGAAGGTAGCCGAGGCCCTCGACTACTCGCGCGTCGAGCCGGGAGAGGCCTCAGGAATAGTCGCCGCCCAGTCCATCGGCGAGCCCGGCACCCAGATGACGCTGAGGACATTCCACTTCGCAGGAGTCAGGGAGCGCGACGTCACCCTCGGGCTCCCCAGGCTCATGGAGTTGGTGGACGCCCGCAAGATTCCGGCGAAGCCCTCCATGGACATCTACCTGACCAAGGAGTACGGGACCAGCAACGAGAAGGCGGTCAAGGTCGCAAAGGAAATCCTCTTCACCAAGGTCGGCAACATAGTAAGCTACAGCGAGGTCGACCCTACCGAGGGAATCAAGCTCCACCTCAGCCCCGACATGATGACCGACCGCGACACCAACGCGGAGGAGATCTCTAAAGTCATAGAGACCGGCAAGAGGAACGTCCAGCCGGACAAGAAGAACAAGAACATAATCCACGTCAGCATGGAGAACGCCGACCTCTCGACCCTCTTCACCCTGCGCAACAAGATCCTCAACATGAAGCTGAAGGGGATTCCAGGGATCACCCGGGTCACGGTCGTGAAGGAAGGAGAGGAGTGGTTCATCCAGACCGCCGGCTCCAACCTCGGGAAGGTAGTCATGATCGTCGGGGTCGACCCGACGCGCGTCTACACCAACAACGTCCATGAAGTCGCCCAGGTCCTGGGAATCGAGGCAGCCCGAGCGACGCTCGTGCGCGAGGTAATGTCCACCCTCGACGAGCAGGGCCTCGAGGTAGACATCCGCCACATCTTCCTCGTCGCCGACCTAATGACGTCGAAGGGCTACATCCAGCAGATCGGCAGGCACGGAATCGCAGGGACCAAGGACAGCGTCCTCGCCCGCGCAGCCTTCGAGATCACAGTCCCCACCCTGGCCGAGGCCGCTGTCAAGGGCGAGACCGAGGACCTCAAGGGCGTCACTGAGAACGTAATCGTCGGCCTCCCGATCCCGGTGGGCACCGGCATGATCGACCTCTACATGAGCTGA